Genomic DNA from Paracoccus aminophilus JCM 7686:
GCTCGAATGGCACGGCGCTGGCGATCGACAGCGGGCTCGAGGAAGGCTCGCGCGAGGATACGATCCTCGTTTGCGGCGGGCTGCATGTCGCCCAGGCCACCACGCGCCCGATCCTCGCCTGGCTGCGCCGCGAGGCGCGGCGGGGCGCGCGGATCGGGGCGCTTTGCACCGGGACCTGGACATTGGCCGAGGCCGGGCTGCTTCATGGGCGGCGCGCGACGATCCATTGGGAAAACCAGGACGGTCTGGCCGAGAAATTCCCCGATATCGAAATGATCCGCTCGGTCTTTGTCGAGGATGGCAATATCCTGACGGCGGCGGGCGGCACGGCGGCCATCGACCTGATGCTGCGCCAGATCTCGCGCGATCAGGGCTCGGATCTGGCGGCGCGGGTCGCAGATCAAATGATCCACACCTCGATCCGGACCGAGGACGACCATCAGCGCCTCTCGATCCCGACCCGGATCGGCGTGCGCCACCCCCGGCTCGCCACCATCGTCGCGCGGATGGAGGGCAATCTCGAGGATCCGATCAGCCCGGCCCAACTGGCCGCCGATGCCGGGATCTCGCCGCGCCAGCTCGAACGGCTGTTTGCGCGCTATCTTGGGCGTTCGCCCAAGCGCTATTACATGGAAATCCGGTTGGAACGCGCGCGCAATCTGCTGCTGCAAACCGATATGAGCGTCATCGAGATTGCGCTCGCCTGCGGCTTTGCCAGCGCCGCGCATTTCTCGAAATGCTACCGCGCGAGCTATGGCACCACGCCCTATCGCCAGCGCGGCACCCAAGAGCCCGCCGCGCTTTAAGCCGTGAACGGAGCGGAACGTCACGCTTATCAGACTTTTCTTTTAGACGCACCGCTTATAGCCTGAACTCCGGATAACATTCCGAACAGGGAGTTCTGAAATGAGAAAATTGCTTCTGGCGACGGCGGCCTGCATCATGGCTGCGGGTGTCGCCTCGGCCGAGGATGTCAAAATCGGCGTGTCCTTCGGCTTCACCGGGCCGCTGGAATCGATGTCGCCGAACATGCTGAAATCGGTCGAAATGGCCGCGAAAGAGATCTCGGACAGCGGCAAGTTCCTCGACGGCTCGAAAATCTCGATCGTCAAGGCCGACAGCACCTGCACCGATGCGGCCGCAGCCGTCGCGGGCGTCGAGCGCCTTGTGACCTCGGATCACGTCAAGGGCATCGTCGGCGGCATGTGCTCGGGCGAAACCATTGCCTCGCTTGAGAAAGTCGGCGTGCCGAATGGCGTCGTGATGATCTCGCCTTCAGCGACCTCGCCCGCGCTCTCGACCATCGACAGCAAAGGCTATTTCTACCGCACCTCGCCGTCGGATGCGCGTCAGGGCGATGTCATGGCCGATATCACGCTGGAGCACGGCATCAAATCGGTCGCGGTGACCTATACCAACAACGACTACGGCAAGGGTCTCGCCGACAGCTTCGTCAAAGCCTATGAAGCCAAAGGCGGCAAGGTCACGATCAACACCGCTCATGACGACGGCAAAGCCGATTATTCGGCCGAAGTCGCGGCGCTGGCCGCAGCGGGCGGCGATGCGCTGGTCGTGGCAGGCTATGTCGATCAGGGCGGCTCGGGCATCGTGCAGGGCGCGCTCGACACCGGCGCCTTCAGCACCTTCGTCTTCCCCGATGGCATGATCTCGCAGGTTCTGGTCACCAAATTCGGCAAGAGCCTTGAAACGTCCTTCGGTCAAAACCCCTCCGCCGAAGGCGAAGGCCATGACAAATTCATGGAAATGGCCAAGGCTGATGGCTTTGACGGCAGCTCGGCTTTCGCGGGCGAGACCTATGATGCGACCGCGCTGATCGCTCTGGCGATGCAGGCGGCGAAATCCTCGGATCCGAAAGTCTACAAAGACAAGATCATGGATATCGCCAATGCGCCGGGCGAAAAGATCTATGCGGGTGAGCTCGCCAAAGGTCTGGAGCTGCTGGCCGAAGGCAAGGACATCGACTATGTCGGCGCGACCTCGGTCGAGCTGCTGCCCCCCGGTGAAACCGCTGGCGTCTACCGCGAAGTAGACTTCAAGGGCGGCACCATGAATGTCGTCAAATACCGCTGATCAATGACAGGAAGGCCCGGCCAACGCCGGGCTTTCTTACATTAGATCAACGGCCAACAATAAGATCTTGCGAAAAAGCAAGGACTGGGGAGCGTCATGATCCAGGTCCATGACCTGCATAAGCACTTCGGTGGATTCCGCGCGGTGGACGGGGCCAGTCTCACGATCGAGACCGGCTCAATCACGGGGCTGATCGGCCCGAATGGCGCGGGAAAATCTACCCTTTTCAACGTAATCGCCGGAGTTCTTAAACCAACTTCCGGCAAAGTTCTCATGGATGGCGAAGACATCAGCGGCCTGCCGCCGCATGAGCTGTTTCACAAGGGGCTGCTGCGCACCTTCCAGCTGGCGCATGAGTTTTCCTCGATGACCGTGCGCGAGAACCTGATGATGGTCCCCGCCCAGCAAAGCGGCGAGACGCTGTGGAACACCTGGTTCCAGCGCGGCCGCATCCGCGCCGAAGAGCGTGCGATCCGCGAGAAAGCCGATGAGGTGCTGGACTTCCTGACCATCTCGCATGTCGCCGACGAAAAGGCAGGCAACCTATCAGGCGGGCAGAAAAAGCTGCTCGAGCTTGGCCGCACCATGATGGTCGATGCCAAGATCGTCTTCCTCGACGAGGTCGGCGCGGGCGTGAACCGCACGCTTCTGGGCACGATCGGCGATGCGATCGTGCGGCTGAACCGCGAGCGCGGCTATACGTTCTGCGTGATCGAGCACGATATGGATTTCATCGGCCGCCTTTGCGACCCGGTCATCGTCATGGCCGAGGGCAAGGTGCTGGCCAAGGGCTCGGCCCAGAACATCATGGAGAATGAGGCGGTGATCGAGGCCTATCTCGGCACCGGGCTCAAAAACAAAGTCGCGGCAGAGATCGAGGCCGAGCGCGCTCAGGGCGGAGGCCATGGCGCCCAGCCCGGGCTCGGCAAAGGGACCGGCAACGGCCCGGCGGGGGTTCCGGCATGACCCAAGCCTATCTCTCGGCCAGCCAGATGCGTGGTGGCTATGGCAAGGCCGATATCCTCAACGATTGCACGATCACGGTCGAGCGCGGTCAGATCGCGGTCATCGTCGGCCCGAATGGCGCGGGGAAATCCACCGCGATGAAGGCGGTCTTCGGCATGCTGAACCTGCGCGAAGGCGCGGTGCTGCTCGATGGCGAGGACATCACCCGGCTCTCGCCGCAAGAGCGCGTGCGCAAGGGCATGGGCTTCGTGCCCCAGACCCATAACATTTTCCCCTCGATGACCGTCGAGGAGAATCTCGAAATGGGCGCCTTCATCCGCGACGACGATTATCGCGAGACCATCGCGCAGGTCTATGAGCTCTTCCCCGCCGTCGCCGACAAGCGGCGCCAGAATGCGGGCGAGCTCTCGGGCGGGCAGCGCCAGCAGGTCGCGGTCGGACGCGCACTGATGACGCGGCCCTCGCTTCTGATGCTCGACGAGCCGACTGCGGGCGTCTCGCCCATCGTCATGGACGAGCTTTTCGACCGCATTATCGAGATCGCCCGCACCGGCATCTCGATCCTGATGGTCGAGCAGAATGCCCGTCAGGCGCTTGAGATCGCCGATATCGGCTATGTGCTGGTGCAAGGCACCAATCGCTATACGGATACAGGCAAGGCGCTGATGGCCGATCCAGATGTCCGCCGGACCTTCCTCGGAGGATAAGACATGGACATTCTCAACGCCGGTGTCGCCCTGCTGAATTTCGTGGTCATTCCCGCCGCCGCCTACGGCGCGCAGCTTGCGCTCGGCGCGCTTGGGGTGACGCTGATCTATGGGATCCTGCGCTTTTCCAACTTCGCCCATGGCGACACCATGGCCTTTGGCACCGCGATTTGCATCAAGGTGACGGCGGTTCTGGTCGCGCTTGGCATCTCGATCTATCCGCTGCCGGTGGCGCTTTTGGCCCTGCCCATCGCCATTGTCGCGACAGCCGCGCTGATGGTCGGCACTGACCGGCTGGTCTATCGCTTCTATCGCCGCAAGAAATCCGATCCGATCATCATGGTCATGGCCTCTGTCGGGGTGATGTTCGTGATGAACGGGCTCACGCGCATGTTCATCGGCGTGGACGAGATCCGCTTCGATGACGGCGCGCGCTTTGTGATTGATGTCGCGAGCTTTCGCGCCGCGACCGGGCTGCAAGAGGGCCTGTCGCTGCGCACGAGCCAGCTCATCACGCTGGTCGTGACCGCGATTGCCTGCTGGTTGCTCTTCCGCTTCCTGAACCGCACCAAAGCGGGCAAGTCGATGCGTGCCTATTCCGACAACGAGGATCTCGCGCTTCTGTCCGGCATCGACCCCGAGCGCGTCGTGCGCCTGACCTGGATCATCGCGGCGGCTTTGGCCACCACGGCGGGCGTGCTCTACGGGCTTGATAAAAGCTTCAAGGCCTTCAATTACTTCCAGATCCTGCTGCCGATCTTTGCCGCCGCCATCGTCGGCGGGCTTGGCAATCCGGTCGGCGCGGTTGCGGGCGGCTTCATCGTCGCCTTTTCCGAGGTTGCGCTGACCTATCCCTGGAAAAAGGTCGCGGGCTATCTGTTCCCAAGCTGGCAGCCCGACAGCCTGCTTCAGCTTCTGTCCACCGAATATAAATTCGCGGTGAGCTTCATCATTCTGATCGTGGTGCTGCTCTTCAGGCCAACCGGCCTCTTCCGCGGCAAATCTTTCTGAGGGGGTGAGCATGTCACAAACTCGTCAGGCCGATGCCTCGAGCCGCTGGCGCGCGCCGCTGGTCTTTCTGGTCATCCTCGTGCTCTTCGTGCTCGAAGGGACGACCCGCAATGCGCTGTTTTCAGGCAGCTGGAACACGGCGCTCGGCATCCTGAACATGGGGCTCATCTCGGCGGTGATGGCGCTTGGGGTGAATATGCAATGGGGCTATGCCGGGCTCTTTAACGCGGGTGTCGTCGGCTTCATCGCCATTGGCGGCGTGGCCCCGGTGCTGATCTCGACCAAGCCCGTCCCCGGCGCCTGGGCGGCTGGCGGCCCCGGGCTGATCCTCGCTTTCGCCATCGCGATTGCGACGATCTGGGCCGCGATGCTCGCCTGGAAACATCTCGGCCAACGCTGGCGCGGGCTTGCGGTGGCGGCGCTGCTGGTCGTGGGCTTTGTCCTCTATCGCCGCTTCTTTGACCCGGCGGTGACCGCAATCGAGGCCAATAACTCGGCCTCGGCGGGCAATATCGGCGGGCTGGGCCTGCCGGTTCTGCTGTCCTGGCCGGTCGGCGCGCTCTTTGCCGCGATTGCCGCTTGGGCGGTGGGCAAGGTCGCGCTTGGCCTGCGCTCGGATTATCTGGCGATTGCGACGCTTGGCATCGGCGAGATCATCTCGGCGGTGATGCGCAATGAGGAATGGCTGGCGCGTGGGGTCAAGAACGTAAGCGGCATTCCCCGCCCCGTGCCCTATGAGGTCGATCTGCAGGCCGATCCCTCCTTCGTCGCCCGTGCCGCCGAATTCGGGCTGGACCCGACGACGGCTTCGGCGATCTGGGTGAAGCTGCTTTATGCGGGCCTCTTCACGGTGGTTCTGCTGCTCCTGATCCTCGCGGCCCAGCTGGCGCTGAACTCGCCTTGGGGCCGGATGATGCGCGCGATCCGTGACAATGAGACTGCGGCCGAAGCCATGGGCAAAAACGTCACCCGCCGTCATTTGCAGATCTTCGTTATCGGCTCGGCGGTTATCGGCTTGGGCGGCGCGATGATGATCACGCAAGACGGGCTGATGAGCCCCGGCGGCTATGCGCCCTTGCGCTATACCTTCCTGATCTGGGTGATGGTGATCGTCGGCGGCTCTGGCAACAATTGGGGCGCGGTTCTGGGCGCGATCCTGATCTGGTTTCTCTGGGTCAAAGCCGAGGTCTGGGGTCCGGAGTTGATGGCCGGTTTCACCTCGCTGCTGCCCGAGGGCAATCTGAGCCAGACCCTGATGGAACGCGCGCCGCATATGCGCTTCATCGCCATGGGACTGGTGCTGCTGCTGGTCCTGCGCTTTGCCCCACGCGGGCTGGTGCCGGAGAAATAGGGCGGATTTGACGCGGGAGTTCGACGCGGGGGCTCTGCCCCCGCACCCCCGGGATATTTCAGCATGAAAGACGAAGAAGGGGCCGCATCGGGCCCCTTTTTCATTCTGCTTCGAGGTCGAGGCGAGAGAGATTGCCGTCGAGGACGCGGCGTAGGACCGCGGGGTAGAGCCGGTGTTCCTGCTTGAGAACGCGCGCGGCGAGGGTTTCGGCGGTGTCCTCTGGCTGGATCCGGACGCGGGCCTGACCGAGGATCGGCCCGGCGTCGAGTTCGGGCGTGACCAGATGGACGGAGGCGCCGGCCTCGGCATCGCCCGCGTCGAGGGCGCGTTGATGGGTATGAAGGCCCGGATACTTCGGCAAAAGCGAGGGGTGGATATTGAGCATCCTGCCCTCGAAGCGGCTGACAAAGCCCGGCGTCAGGATGCGCATAAAGCCCGCAAGGCACAGCAGATCGGGCTGGGCGGCATCAAGGCGCGCGAAAAGCGCCTCTTCGAAGGCCGCGCGGTCGCCGTTGAAGGGACGGTGATCGACGGCGAAGCTCGGGACGCCCAGGGCTTCGGCGCGCGCGAGCCCTGTCGCGGTCGGGTCGTTCGAGCCGACCAGAACGGCGCGGGCGGGATGGTCGCCCACCATGCTTTCGACGAGGCGGATCATGTTCGATCCGCCTCCCGAGATCAGGATGGCAATGCGTTTCACCGCAGGCGTCCAGAGTAGCGCACGCCCTCGCCCGGAACGACCGCGCCAAGACGCGCGGTGGTTTCGCCTGCGGCTTGCAGCAGCGTCTCGATCTCTGCGGCGCGGGTCGCCTCTACCGCGAGGATCATGCCGATGCCGGAGTTGAAGGTCTTGAGCATCTCGGCCTCGGCGATATTGCCCGCCTCGGCCAGCCAATCGAAGACCGCAGGCAGGGTCCAGCTGTCGAGATCGACCTCGGCGCCGAGGCCCTTGGGCAGCACCCGCGGCAGGTTTTCGGTGATGCCGCCGCCGGTGATATGGGCAGCCGCGTGAACGCCGCCCGCGCGGATCGCTTCGAGCACCGGGCGGACGTAAAGCCGCGTCGGCGTGAGCAGCGCCTGTCCGAGCGTGCCGGGTGCGAAGGGCGCGGGATCTTTCCAGCCAAGCCCGGCCTTTTCGGCGACGCGGCGCACCAGCGAGAAGCCGTTCGAGTGGACGCCGTCCGAGAGAAGACCGATCAGCACATCGCCGTCGCGGACATCGCGCGGCAGCGCCGTGCCACGCTCGAGCGCGCCGACGGCAAAGCCCGCAAGGTCGAAATCGCCGGCGTGATACATGCCCGGCATCTCTGCCGTCTCACCGCCGATCAGTGCAGTGCCCGAGCGGCGGCAGCCCTCGGCGATGCCATTGATCACCCGCGCGGCCTCATCGACCGAGAGCTTGCCGGTCGCGAAATAGTCGAGGAAGAAAAGCGGCTCGCCGCCCTGACAGACGAGATCGTTGACGCACATGGCAACAAGGTCGATGCCGACGCCGTCAAGCTCGCCCGTGTCGATGGCGATGCGGAGCTTCGTGCCGACGCCATCGGTCGCAGCGACCAGCACCGGATCCTGATAGCCCGCAGCGCGCGGATCAAAGAGCGCGCCGAAACCGCCCAGGCCCTCCATCACGCCCGTGCGGCGGGTGGCCGCGGCGGCGGGTTTGATGCGCTCGACCAGCGCATTGCCTGCGTCAATATCGACCCCTGCTTCGGCATAGGACATGCCGGTTTTGACTTCGCTCATCATCGCCCCCTGATTTCGCCAGCGTCAGCTGATCCGATAGCGAAAGCCCCGCTCTGGCGCAATGGACCCGGCACGAAAGGCACGGTTTTGACGGCATCATCGCCGGTTTCGCGCGGAATTGGCTTTTATGCGCCATCTTTGCTTGACCGCGGCGAAAGAACACGCACATAACCTTATCGTGACCGAGATGCGGGGGCCTGTAGCTCAATGGTCAGAGCAGGGCGCTCATAACGCCTTGGTTGGGGGTTCAAGTCCCTCCGGGCCTACCATCCCTCCTGCTTCATCACATGAATTCAATCCATTAAGCACAATATGTCCCAAGCGTGAACCGCTGATGGGCCAGCTTTTGCGCCGAAAGCGAATCGGCTGCTGCGACCGTCCATAGGACCCGTGAGCCGGTGCCGCTTGGTCGGCCTCATGTCGCGACCGGCAACAGCTTTGTCGCGCCGCAGGTCGGGCCCCGGCCAGAATATTGCCAAAGATCCGGCCATCGCATACCAATCGCGCTTATGGAGAAGAAGCAAAATCCCCCCGTGCTCCGGACGATCCTGCTGCGGCTGATGGCGACGGCGGGGGTGAGTGCTGCGGTCCTGCTCAGCTGGTGGTGGAAGATCGAAGATGCGCGGGCCCCCAAGGTGCTGCCGACGGCGGCGCTCAACCAGCCGGTCGATCTTGGGCGGAGCCTCTTCACGCCCCAGCGCGTGACGCTCGAACGCGGTGCGACGGATCAGATCATGCTGACGGCCGTGATCGAGAACGTCACCGGCGCGAGCCAATCTTCGGTTTTTGGCCTGCCCGCAAAGCCGCCTGAGCTGATCCTTGATGGCAAAGGTGTGCCGCCCGCCGAGATCATTTTGCTGCGCGATCACGCTCCGCTGGCGCAGATCGAACCAAGGATGCCCGAGGAAATTGCGCTGATCTGGCCGCTGCCCGCGGGACAGGTCCCAAGCGAGATCCGGTTTGGCTTTTCGAAAGAACGCTTCAAACTCAGGGACAATCTCTACGGCCAATCGAGTTGGCTTGGCGCCGCACCCACTGCCATCCTGACGGCGACTCCCGAGATCCTGCCATGATCGGCGCGGGTCGGGTTCTGGCCTGCCTGTGCAGCGCCGCGCTTCTTGGCGGGATGATGCTGACCGAGCCCGATTACAACAGCGTCTTTCGTCCGTTCGTCACCCATGTGGCCGCGAGCGAGACCGGCGAGACCCGGCTGTTCGCGGCGCGCTTCACAGGCTGGCAAACCGCCGAAAGCATTGATGTCGCGAGTCTCGGCCAAGAGCTCCATCGCGACACAGAGGGCCGCTTCCTGATTGTCGATCTGGAGCTGACCGGCACCATCAGCTCGACCTCCCTCGCGGCAAGCTGGCAGGGTGCGAGCGGGCGGCGCTATGACACGACCAAACGGATCAGCTCTTTTGCGCGTGATCTCAGGGCGCTTACGATCCAGCCCGGTCTGCAAAACAAAGCGGTTGCTGTCTTCGAACTTCCCGCCGATGAAATCGCCGGGGGCCGGTTGATCCTTGAGGCGCGCTTTGATCCGCCGCTTGAGGGCACCCTGCATCTTGCGCCGCCCGGTCCGGTGCCTGCCGATGCAGCGGTGGTGAGGCTCGACGGATGAGGCGGATCGGCTGGCTCGTGGTCGCATTGATCTGCGCCGCATTAACCGTGGTCGTGATTGCCTGGCCTGCGCTGACCGAGCTGCGCCAGAGCAAGAACTGGCAGATAACGAGGGTCGAGGGCGACAGCGGCACGCTCGGCGGGGTCACGGTTCGGGTCGAGGCGGCGCGCGGGATGATCATGCCCGCCCGGCCCGATCGGGCGCTGCTGTTCTTGCGACTGAGCTTGCAGGGCAATCCCGATGAGCTTGCGAGCTGGCTCGGCTGCGACCTCGCCCTGAGCGATCCAAAGGGGCGCAGCTGGTTTCCGGTCAGTGGCGCCCTCGCCGATCAGATCCTCGACCGGCTGAGCGATGTGGGCACATCCGCGCCGCGCTGCTCGCAATCTCTGTTCCGGGCGCCCAAGGGTGGCGCGACCCTCTCGGAGCAGGTTTTCGTCGTGCCCGTCGATACGCTGACCACGCTGCGGGTCGAGCTTTCCAGCACGACGACCCGCCCAAAGGCGCTGTCCCTGCCCTTCACGCCGCGGCTGCGGCCTCCGGTCTAGCTTTGGCTGCGGCTTCCTGAGCCCGGCCCGCGAGCTCTAATCCGGCGGCAAGGATGCAGAATTGTAGCGGGCAGACCAGCAGGCCATTGGTTTGCGCGCCGGGCGTGCCAAAAAGCACATTGAGCGGCACGCCGAGAACCGCCCAGCTTTGCATATCCTGCGGCCCGATCAGCTCGGACGCCCCGACCCAGGCCCAGGCGCCCAGCCAATCAACCAGCCGCCACAGCACCAGAACCGAGCAGGTCAGCACGACGCCCGCCGAGGCCGCAAGCAGGACGCCATTGGTGACCGCATGCCAGCGCTTGATCACGCCCGCCCAGAAATGGCCGATGAAATCGGTGAGCGGTTTCGGCAAAGCGCGCCATTGATCGAGCGCATGACCCGCAAGCCGCCGGGTCGGCTCTTTCATGCTGGTCAGGTCATGGCCATAGACGATGGCACCGAGATTGAACCATACGAGCGGCAAGAGCGCGAACCAGAAGAGCGCGGTGAGAAAGGGCCAGAGCTGGAACGGCAGCGGCCAATCGACCGGCAGCCGGGCGGCATCGGTGATCGCGGCTTCGGCCGGGCCAAAGACCGATTCGAGCAGCATCTGCGGCGAGGGCAGTGTCGCGAGCCAAGCGGCAAATTCGCTTTTCCAGCCCGAGAGCACATAGAGACCCAAAAGCGCCCAAGTCGCCTCGCAGGTCACGATCAGCATCGGCCACAGCCCCGACGCACCCGCGCGCGCCGACATCGCCTTGGCGCCACGGCGGATGAGCCAGATCACCGCGACCGTCACCACGACCCATGATGTCTCGTCGATCTCGAGCGCCACCTGAAGCCGCCCGGGATTGCCGTAATCCATCCGCGCCAATTGGGTCGTGTAAAAGATCTGCGTATAGCTGCGCAGGGTATTCGCCAGAAAGCCCCAACCGGCATAATAGCCGTAAAACGGGATCAGAACCGCCAGAAGCGTCAGCGCGAAGCCCCGTGCCTGAACCTCACCTTGCGGCGCCCGATCCGAGAGGTCGGCGATCGGATCCGGGTGTTGCGTGACACGGCGGCGCAACCGCAGGCGCGGCAGGCCCCTGCGCAGGATCACGAACATGGCGACGAAGACCAGAAGCTGCAGCATCACGACAAGGGCCAGCGTGACCAGCCCGAACAGCCGATTCCACAGCCCGATCTCGACCGCGATGCGCAGCAGGATCTGGTTGAGCAGCATGCCCCCCGCCCAGACCGCCGTCAAAACCGCGCCATAGCGCCAAAACAGCGATCCGGTCAGCGCGAGATGCTGCCCAATGATGCCCGTGCGGCCCATTTTCGTCCTGCTCCATCAGCCTCTTTTGGCGTCATCCTGCGAATTCCGACGCGCGGCGCAAGTTCATTTGCGCATATTGAGCATATCGACGGGAGGAAACGGAAAGGGCACCGCGCGGATCGGCTGCGGACTTTGTCGCGACGACAGCCTGGCGGACCTAACGCCGTCCGTCATGGTCGAAGCGGCGCAAACCGCGCCGAGGCAAAACCGGTGCGGCCCTGCGAAAAGGGCGGCCCGATGGACCGCCCTTTCTGGTGTCTTACGACTTCGGCTTGGCGTTTTCGGGGTCATAAAGCGGGGCATAGCCCACGCCCGCAACCTCGACCGGATAGGTCTTGCCGAAATATTCGACCTCGAGTTTCTGGCCGAGCTTGGCGAATTCCTTGGGCAGATAGGCCAGAGCAATGTTCTTGCCGACCGTCGGCCCATAGGCGACCGAGCTCGTGTAAGAGCGACGGCCAAGCTCATCGACCAGCGTCTCGCCGGTCTCGGGGTGGAGCACCGGCATGATCCCGACCGGGTAACGCTTCACGCCCTCGTCGTCGGTATGCTCGGTCATCACCAGCGTGCACAGCGTCGCCGGCTGCTCGGCCCGGGCCTTGTATTCGAGGTGCTTGGCCTTGCCGCGGAAATCGGCTTCCTTGACTTTCGGACGCGCGAGATCGGCTTCGAAGAGGTTGTATTGCGTCAAGAGATCGGCGTTCTGCAAGCGCAGGCTCTTTTCCATGCGGCGGGAGTTGGCATAGGTCTCGACCCCGACAGCGGTGATGCCAAGGCCGCGCAGCGCGTCCCAGACGGCCAGAGCATCCTCGTAGCGCATATGCAGCTCGAAGCCCTGCTCGCCGACATAGGAAATCCGGAAGGCCATCACGTCCTGACCGGCAATGCGGATGTCCTTGAGCGTGCCGAAAGCGAAATTCTCGCGGTCGAGCTCTTCGGGCTTTTCGACGACCTTCTTCAGATTCTCGCGCGCATTCGGAC
This window encodes:
- a CDS encoding branched-chain amino acid ABC transporter permease, with translation MSQTRQADASSRWRAPLVFLVILVLFVLEGTTRNALFSGSWNTALGILNMGLISAVMALGVNMQWGYAGLFNAGVVGFIAIGGVAPVLISTKPVPGAWAAGGPGLILAFAIAIATIWAAMLAWKHLGQRWRGLAVAALLVVGFVLYRRFFDPAVTAIEANNSASAGNIGGLGLPVLLSWPVGALFAAIAAWAVGKVALGLRSDYLAIATLGIGEIISAVMRNEEWLARGVKNVSGIPRPVPYEVDLQADPSFVARAAEFGLDPTTASAIWVKLLYAGLFTVVLLLLILAAQLALNSPWGRMMRAIRDNETAAEAMGKNVTRRHLQIFVIGSAVIGLGGAMMITQDGLMSPGGYAPLRYTFLIWVMVIVGGSGNNWGAVLGAILIWFLWVKAEVWGPELMAGFTSLLPEGNLSQTLMERAPHMRFIAMGLVLLLVLRFAPRGLVPEK
- the purN gene encoding phosphoribosylglycinamide formyltransferase; amino-acid sequence: MKRIAILISGGGSNMIRLVESMVGDHPARAVLVGSNDPTATGLARAEALGVPSFAVDHRPFNGDRAAFEEALFARLDAAQPDLLCLAGFMRILTPGFVSRFEGRMLNIHPSLLPKYPGLHTHQRALDAGDAEAGASVHLVTPELDAGPILGQARVRIQPEDTAETLAARVLKQEHRLYPAVLRRVLDGNLSRLDLEAE
- a CDS encoding ABC transporter ATP-binding protein — encoded protein: MIQVHDLHKHFGGFRAVDGASLTIETGSITGLIGPNGAGKSTLFNVIAGVLKPTSGKVLMDGEDISGLPPHELFHKGLLRTFQLAHEFSSMTVRENLMMVPAQQSGETLWNTWFQRGRIRAEERAIREKADEVLDFLTISHVADEKAGNLSGGQKKLLELGRTMMVDAKIVFLDEVGAGVNRTLLGTIGDAIVRLNRERGYTFCVIEHDMDFIGRLCDPVIVMAEGKVLAKGSAQNIMENEAVIEAYLGTGLKNKVAAEIEAERAQGGGHGAQPGLGKGTGNGPAGVPA
- the purM gene encoding phosphoribosylformylglycinamidine cyclo-ligase, producing the protein MSEVKTGMSYAEAGVDIDAGNALVERIKPAAAATRRTGVMEGLGGFGALFDPRAAGYQDPVLVAATDGVGTKLRIAIDTGELDGVGIDLVAMCVNDLVCQGGEPLFFLDYFATGKLSVDEAARVINGIAEGCRRSGTALIGGETAEMPGMYHAGDFDLAGFAVGALERGTALPRDVRDGDVLIGLLSDGVHSNGFSLVRRVAEKAGLGWKDPAPFAPGTLGQALLTPTRLYVRPVLEAIRAGGVHAAAHITGGGITENLPRVLPKGLGAEVDLDSWTLPAVFDWLAEAGNIAEAEMLKTFNSGIGMILAVEATRAAEIETLLQAAGETTARLGAVVPGEGVRYSGRLR
- a CDS encoding ABC transporter ATP-binding protein, yielding MTQAYLSASQMRGGYGKADILNDCTITVERGQIAVIVGPNGAGKSTAMKAVFGMLNLREGAVLLDGEDITRLSPQERVRKGMGFVPQTHNIFPSMTVEENLEMGAFIRDDDYRETIAQVYELFPAVADKRRQNAGELSGGQRQQVAVGRALMTRPSLLMLDEPTAGVSPIVMDELFDRIIEIARTGISILMVEQNARQALEIADIGYVLVQGTNRYTDTGKALMADPDVRRTFLGG
- a CDS encoding ABC transporter substrate-binding protein — translated: MRKLLLATAACIMAAGVASAEDVKIGVSFGFTGPLESMSPNMLKSVEMAAKEISDSGKFLDGSKISIVKADSTCTDAAAAVAGVERLVTSDHVKGIVGGMCSGETIASLEKVGVPNGVVMISPSATSPALSTIDSKGYFYRTSPSDARQGDVMADITLEHGIKSVAVTYTNNDYGKGLADSFVKAYEAKGGKVTINTAHDDGKADYSAEVAALAAAGGDALVVAGYVDQGGSGIVQGALDTGAFSTFVFPDGMISQVLVTKFGKSLETSFGQNPSAEGEGHDKFMEMAKADGFDGSSAFAGETYDATALIALAMQAAKSSDPKVYKDKIMDIANAPGEKIYAGELAKGLELLAEGKDIDYVGATSVELLPPGETAGVYREVDFKGGTMNVVKYR
- a CDS encoding DUF4352 domain-containing protein; protein product: MIGAGRVLACLCSAALLGGMMLTEPDYNSVFRPFVTHVAASETGETRLFAARFTGWQTAESIDVASLGQELHRDTEGRFLIVDLELTGTISSTSLAASWQGASGRRYDTTKRISSFARDLRALTIQPGLQNKAVAVFELPADEIAGGRLILEARFDPPLEGTLHLAPPGPVPADAAVVRLDG
- a CDS encoding GlxA family transcriptional regulator; translation: MSDTAPFAPESGSPSSVLPTERPRRYVFLLLERFTMISFAAAIEPLRLANQLSRKTHYSWKLVGEGFRDGHGIARCSNGTALAIDSGLEEGSREDTILVCGGLHVAQATTRPILAWLRREARRGARIGALCTGTWTLAEAGLLHGRRATIHWENQDGLAEKFPDIEMIRSVFVEDGNILTAAGGTAAIDLMLRQISRDQGSDLAARVADQMIHTSIRTEDDHQRLSIPTRIGVRHPRLATIVARMEGNLEDPISPAQLAADAGISPRQLERLFARYLGRSPKRYYMEIRLERARNLLLQTDMSVIEIALACGFASAAHFSKCYRASYGTTPYRQRGTQEPAAL
- a CDS encoding branched-chain amino acid ABC transporter permease, producing the protein MDILNAGVALLNFVVIPAAAYGAQLALGALGVTLIYGILRFSNFAHGDTMAFGTAICIKVTAVLVALGISIYPLPVALLALPIAIVATAALMVGTDRLVYRFYRRKKSDPIIMVMASVGVMFVMNGLTRMFIGVDEIRFDDGARFVIDVASFRAATGLQEGLSLRTSQLITLVVTAIACWLLFRFLNRTKAGKSMRAYSDNEDLALLSGIDPERVVRLTWIIAAALATTAGVLYGLDKSFKAFNYFQILLPIFAAAIVGGLGNPVGAVAGGFIVAFSEVALTYPWKKVAGYLFPSWQPDSLLQLLSTEYKFAVSFIILIVVLLFRPTGLFRGKSF